In Rariglobus hedericola, the following proteins share a genomic window:
- a CDS encoding glycosyltransferase family 4 protein: protein MATLHTDKKRPRIAMVSTHGYVAANPPLGAADTGGQVVYVIELAKKLAQLGHEVDIWTRRFEGQPEIDIVNSRVRVIRANCGGYEFIPKEYLHRHLMEWCENALRFIKKNRLTYQFINSHYWDAGVAGQRLSEALSIPHVHTPHSLGLWKKQQMETDYPEKAASFEKEFNFSERIQHETILYRTCDLVVATTPPQLDMVTTDYGIPTERVHMIPPGYDDNRFYPVSEASRQMIRRRLKFNKPTILALGRLATNKGYDLLIKAFAVVAKRSPEIILHLAVGGTRMDAQEKRILADLKALTKKLGLTKRVKFAGHIANEDLADYYRAADLFVLSSRYEPFGMTAIESMACGCPTVVTIHGGLFRAVTFGRHALFGDPFDKEDLGIMMLKPFCHPKIWNRLSRMGAHKARSLFTWTGIAQQLISLVEGRPMPKALNDTEWEEPWNDGD from the coding sequence ATGGCTACGTTACATACCGATAAAAAACGTCCGCGCATCGCCATGGTTTCAACCCATGGTTATGTCGCGGCCAATCCTCCTCTCGGCGCGGCAGATACCGGCGGTCAAGTCGTCTATGTCATCGAGCTCGCAAAAAAACTGGCCCAGCTCGGCCACGAGGTCGACATCTGGACCCGTCGCTTCGAGGGCCAGCCCGAGATCGACATCGTCAACTCACGCGTCCGCGTCATCCGCGCCAATTGCGGAGGCTATGAATTCATCCCCAAGGAATACCTTCATCGCCATCTGATGGAGTGGTGCGAAAACGCCCTGCGTTTCATCAAAAAGAACCGGCTCACCTACCAGTTCATCAACTCCCATTACTGGGATGCCGGTGTCGCCGGCCAGCGTCTCTCCGAGGCGCTGAGCATCCCGCACGTGCACACTCCTCATTCGCTCGGTCTCTGGAAAAAACAACAGATGGAGACCGACTACCCGGAAAAAGCCGCGTCGTTTGAGAAGGAGTTCAACTTCAGCGAGCGCATCCAACATGAGACGATTCTCTACCGCACCTGCGATCTCGTTGTCGCCACCACTCCGCCGCAGCTCGACATGGTCACCACCGACTACGGTATTCCCACCGAGCGCGTGCACATGATCCCACCGGGTTACGACGACAACCGCTTCTATCCCGTGAGCGAAGCCTCGCGGCAAATGATCCGGCGCCGGCTCAAATTCAACAAGCCCACCATCCTCGCTCTCGGCCGGCTTGCGACCAACAAGGGCTACGATCTCCTCATCAAAGCATTCGCGGTCGTCGCCAAACGATCGCCCGAGATCATCCTCCACCTGGCAGTCGGCGGCACACGCATGGACGCTCAGGAAAAACGCATCCTGGCCGATCTCAAGGCTCTCACCAAAAAACTCGGCCTCACCAAGCGCGTGAAGTTCGCCGGTCACATCGCCAACGAAGATCTCGCCGACTACTACCGCGCCGCCGATCTCTTCGTGTTGAGCAGTCGTTACGAACCGTTTGGCATGACCGCCATCGAATCGATGGCCTGCGGTTGCCCAACCGTTGTCACGATTCACGGCGGACTTTTCCGCGCCGTCACCTTCGGCCGCCACGCGCTCTTCGGCGACCCGTTCGACAAGGAAGACCTCGGCATCATGATGCTGAAACCGTTCTGTCATCCCAAAATCTGGAACCGCCTTTCACGCATGGGCGCGCACAAGGCCCGCAGCCTGTTCACCTGGACCGGCATCGCGCAGCAACTCATCAGCCTCGTCGAGGGCCGGCCGATGCCGAAGGCCCTCAACGACACCGAATGGGAAGAACCGTGGAACGACGGCGATTAA
- a CDS encoding alpha/beta fold hydrolase gives MLTSIRSIYRLIITGCVFAVFLSSGLHAQSVTKLTWPTRNAAPPASATPEVAPYLPMLRASVGRLPESALVNLALSQSSVFGMSGADADKLSELVARRYAAIAASPVFKNVPSTLDYCLSETRPRQGLALLYQPRQSNAQTPVILFLHGYGGSFIWYQHQLAEWFPDHIILCPSYGIDPSEISAAYLRECLAAAAVRFKHPLAKPSLVGLSAGGFGATRVYAANPAGYQQLVVMAAYPPDDAYRAWPKTARAGFLVGAQEYYVKDGGFAAYSKSLTARSARYQGVVIAGADHFFLLTHPADSKKTLRTWLAPAVN, from the coding sequence ATGCTTACGTCGATCCGCAGCATTTACCGGCTCATCATTACCGGCTGCGTGTTCGCCGTCTTCTTGTCGTCCGGTCTGCATGCGCAATCCGTGACCAAGCTCACGTGGCCCACCCGCAATGCCGCGCCGCCCGCCTCGGCCACGCCCGAAGTGGCTCCATATCTGCCCATGCTGCGCGCCAGTGTCGGCCGCCTCCCGGAATCGGCCTTGGTGAATCTCGCATTGTCGCAGTCCTCCGTTTTCGGAATGTCGGGTGCCGATGCCGATAAACTCAGCGAACTCGTCGCTCGTCGTTACGCCGCGATCGCCGCCAGTCCGGTTTTTAAAAACGTTCCCTCCACCCTCGATTACTGCCTGTCCGAGACGCGCCCGCGCCAGGGCCTCGCGCTGCTTTACCAGCCGCGTCAAAGCAACGCCCAGACGCCCGTCATTCTTTTTCTCCACGGCTACGGCGGCAGTTTTATCTGGTATCAACACCAGCTCGCCGAGTGGTTCCCCGACCACATCATCCTCTGCCCGTCCTACGGCATCGATCCCTCCGAAATCTCCGCCGCCTATTTACGCGAATGCCTCGCCGCCGCCGCCGTCCGCTTTAAACATCCGCTGGCCAAGCCCTCGCTCGTCGGGCTCTCCGCCGGAGGTTTCGGGGCCACGCGCGTCTACGCCGCCAATCCCGCCGGATACCAACAACTCGTCGTGATGGCCGCGTATCCGCCGGACGACGCCTACCGCGCCTGGCCGAAAACCGCACGCGCCGGTTTTCTCGTGGGCGCACAGGAATACTACGTCAAGGACGGTGGCTTCGCCGCGTATTCAAAATCACTCACCGCCCGCTCCGCGCGTTATCAGGGCGTGGTCATCGCCGGCGCCGACCATTTTTTTCTGCTGACGCATCCCGCCGATTCCAAAAAAACGCTGCGAACCTGGCTCGCCCCGGCCGTCAATTGA
- a CDS encoding MYG1 family protein translates to MSSFTPFSTILTHPGGAHKDEFLACCVLLAEQPVPIVRREPAPADLADSTIAVIDVGHSHDPALNNFDHHQLPRDHVPTCSLSLVLRHLGLYEDARQFCDWLEPAEWFDCRGPMDTARWLGVERNVIGKLNSPIDGTLLRRFAQTTRLQPGEPLWEMMRLIGEDILTYVRSLRERLDFIARTAQLWTLDDVPGSPAVLFLPRTDPMPEDPSAAIERYVESRGLGDRVIGLISPDRRNTGYGLARHRDNARLDFTRIANESDVHFAHARGFVAKTSATEPDRLRELMLRALHSN, encoded by the coding sequence ATGTCTTCCTTCACTCCGTTTTCCACGATTCTCACGCACCCTGGCGGCGCCCATAAAGACGAGTTCCTCGCCTGCTGCGTGCTGCTCGCCGAGCAACCCGTGCCCATCGTGCGTCGCGAGCCTGCACCCGCCGATCTCGCCGATTCCACCATCGCGGTGATCGATGTCGGCCACAGCCACGATCCCGCGCTTAATAATTTCGATCACCACCAACTCCCTCGCGACCACGTTCCGACGTGCTCGCTCTCACTCGTGCTTCGCCACCTGGGGCTCTACGAGGATGCCCGCCAGTTTTGCGACTGGCTCGAACCCGCCGAGTGGTTCGACTGCCGCGGTCCCATGGACACCGCGCGTTGGCTCGGTGTGGAGCGCAACGTCATCGGCAAGCTCAACTCCCCCATCGACGGCACCCTCCTGCGCCGCTTTGCCCAGACCACCCGTCTGCAGCCCGGCGAACCGCTCTGGGAAATGATGCGCCTGATCGGCGAGGATATTCTCACTTACGTGCGTTCACTCCGTGAGCGTCTCGATTTCATCGCCCGCACGGCCCAACTGTGGACCCTCGACGATGTCCCCGGATCACCCGCCGTTCTTTTTCTCCCGCGCACCGACCCGATGCCCGAAGATCCCTCGGCCGCCATCGAGCGTTACGTCGAAAGCCGCGGCTTGGGTGATCGCGTGATCGGCCTGATTTCGCCCGATCGTCGCAACACCGGTTACGGGCTCGCCCGTCATCGTGACAACGCGCGCCTCGATTTCACGCGCATCGCCAACGAGTCCGATGTCCACTTCGCCCACGCCCGCGGCTTCGTCGCCAAGACGTCCGCCACCGAGCCCGACCGCCTGCGCGAACTCATGCTGCGCGCACTGCACAGCAATTAA
- a CDS encoding serine hydrolase domain-containing protein — MKRPDLQAEVQQLFDDLVAANEERGLQAAVYLRGELVVDAFAGLADSARGTRVTSDTLFPIFSCGKGVTATLIHRLVERGVLAYDLPIASVWPEFAVNGKAGVTLKQVLNHTAGLHLLEPTRDRSKACDWAAMCSEMAAMKPAWEPGSRREYHAITQGWILGEAACRATGRTFEQLLEEEIRAPLGLKNMFIGISAAVEPRVAVLEEVGPAQEFPEVDIPQSIPNWVQPLYAWMNRSDVRQACIPASNGIMTAHDLARHYAALCPSGVDGVELLPAGRVAKAIEEVDPLIPTTMGPCGLGYGLGGVGSVMGDRPVCFGHGGHGGTVGFADLDHGLAVGFARNRLRDPSGVNTARLLMECVRRHLTE; from the coding sequence ATGAAGCGACCCGACCTGCAGGCTGAAGTGCAACAATTGTTCGATGACCTTGTCGCCGCGAACGAAGAGCGTGGCTTGCAGGCGGCGGTGTATCTGCGCGGCGAACTCGTGGTCGATGCTTTCGCGGGTCTGGCTGATTCCGCGCGTGGCACGCGGGTGACAAGCGATACGTTGTTCCCGATTTTTTCCTGCGGGAAAGGTGTCACCGCGACGCTGATACACCGGTTGGTGGAGCGTGGTGTGCTCGCCTATGATCTGCCGATTGCGAGCGTGTGGCCGGAATTTGCGGTCAACGGCAAGGCGGGCGTGACCTTGAAGCAGGTTCTCAATCATACGGCGGGCCTTCATCTGCTGGAGCCGACGCGGGACCGCTCGAAAGCGTGTGATTGGGCGGCGATGTGCAGCGAGATGGCGGCCATGAAGCCGGCGTGGGAGCCGGGTTCGCGACGGGAATATCACGCGATCACACAGGGATGGATTCTGGGCGAAGCGGCGTGCCGGGCGACCGGCCGGACGTTTGAGCAACTACTTGAAGAGGAGATCCGGGCTCCATTGGGATTGAAAAACATGTTCATCGGAATTTCCGCTGCGGTGGAGCCACGCGTGGCGGTGCTGGAGGAAGTCGGGCCGGCGCAGGAATTCCCCGAGGTGGATATTCCGCAGTCGATCCCCAACTGGGTGCAGCCACTCTATGCGTGGATGAATCGATCGGATGTGCGTCAGGCCTGCATCCCTGCGTCGAATGGCATCATGACCGCGCATGATCTGGCCCGGCATTACGCGGCGTTATGTCCGAGTGGTGTGGACGGCGTGGAGCTGTTGCCCGCCGGGCGTGTGGCGAAAGCCATCGAGGAAGTGGATCCGCTTATTCCCACGACGATGGGACCGTGTGGACTCGGTTATGGATTGGGCGGTGTGGGATCGGTGATGGGAGATCGTCCGGTGTGCTTTGGACATGGCGGACATGGAGGCACGGTGGGGTTTGCCGATCTTGATCACGGACTGGCCGTGGGTTTTGCGCGCAACCGG